The Oncorhynchus mykiss isolate Arlee chromosome 8, USDA_OmykA_1.1, whole genome shotgun sequence genome includes the window cagcagtgtatgtgcaaagttttagactgatccaatgaaccattgcattgctgttcaaaatgttgtttcaagtctgcccaaatgtgcctaattggtttattaatatatTTTGAAGTTCATAACTGtgtactctcctcaaacaatagcatggtattatttcactgtaatagatactgtaaattggacagtgcagttagattaatgaGAATTTAAgcttctgcccatatcagatatgtctatgtcctgggaaatgttgttgttatttacaatctcatgctaatcacattagctctttttaaagaaaaactaaccccggattacagtttctcctggTCCATATACTTTCAAGATTAAAAAATATtaacatcaagttgtaaaataCTGAAGTTCACCTTTAAGGATCTtcttctctgtcacacacacaatgctctatttgtatatatttcactcagaacacacacacacacacacacacacacacacacacacacacacacacacacacacacacacacacacacacacacacacacacacacacacacacacacacacacacaggaagaacacCCTTTCATGACTCGTGCCATGATGGGGGCATAGCACGAATCATTGCACATGATAGCATCATCTTGTGCAACATCACCTTGGGCAATGAGTATCGGGTACTCCAGGAACGTGGAAGATGGTGCAGCATGGTGAATCTGGTAGGTGACAAACACGACATATCTGGAATGGAAGGACATgcagacagtcaggcagacaaatggaaggacagagagggagagagagacagacagacacagagggacagacagacaggacagacacagagggacagacagacagagagagaggcaggcagacagacagtggatTCATTTAGATGCCAGTACCAGCAGAGTGACCAGACACACAGGCTGCATGTATGCCAACACACTAAATCACAAAACTGTACTGCAGGGAATTAGGATTAGGGGAGTCTGATTtctgtagtatgttgaactgtaGTGAAGTCATGAGGTTGTCCCGACCTGGCCTTGAACCCGGGACATTTAGACTGTCAACCCAACACCTTAGCTATTACATCTGAATCCGAATCTCTTGACAAGGTAGCTAGGTGTTGGGTTAGGAGTCGCCCTTGCCTTTACCATGCTGCCAACTGACACCCTGGTTCCCCTCACTCCTTTCTCCCAAAGTCAGACACTCCCCATCAGTCTGTACCCCATCCATTTCCAGTTGACATTTACCAGTGGGTCGAGTGACAGTGTAATGGGGCACCACAGCTGCAGCCGAGCTATACTGAgaccagtacagtatagaatgCCTAGTTTAAGCCCTTCTTCCCCTACACGTCGCTTCAAAGTTAATGAAAGCTGAGGAAGAGTTCAGGGGGGATCAAAGTTATTTCAGAAGGTAGACAGGACTGTAGGTATAGCATCTGGAAACGTTATCGGAAATGCATCTTTGATGGGTTATAGGCCTATATCTCATGAAGTATGCTTTAGAAGAAATACCTTGAATGTCACATGCTGTTCCTACTCAGAGGAGATGTTTCAAACCACTTGACATTCATTTAGTAGTTGATGGTGTAACCTGATTTCTAGTTGATTAATAACAAAACAGCCATCATTGGTGCTTCCTAGTTATTACAAAAACATCGAAATGtactagaacccccccccccccccccccccccaaacaaaaatAAAACCCGTTGTTTTTATGTCTCAATTTATCCGTGCAAATTAGACTCTGTATGCTTAAGTTTGACATAAATGTACCAATAGGCTAGTCTGAAACACAGCTATGTGAGTACAGACGTGTGGAGATGTCCTTAACTTACCCAGTCAACTCCAACAGCAAGCCCTTCAGGCTGAATCCCTTGGAAGACTTCGCTCTTGCTACGAGAACAATCGACGGGATTTTAGACACTAAACACAAGCAGAATGTACTATAATTTAACAAGTGTAACAAAATGTTCGAGTCGTCTACGGGTGACGTTAGCATAATGTCTTGGTATTGGGTAAAAATAATGATACTTGTAGTCTGCAATCACTCCTGTTAGTTGCCGGATTGACTTGACAGCGTGTAGTCAGTCTACCCGAGAGAATTGGACAGGTGGCTGAGCATTTTTCCAGTATATTACTTCAAGCAATAACCTTTTGGCCATCACATAGTGAGCGTTGAAGTGCGCCCCCGAATTTGTATGGCTTGTATTTCAAAGAAGCGTTATATTACATTACATGGATGACAAACTATACAGTTACAACAGTAGCCTATAGGCAGTTGTGCCTGCCTATATGATGGTCAGTGAGTTTGAAAAACGTGAAAGAAATATGACACAGATGAATGTAGGCCTATTTCTCCAGAGGTTCGTGATTCACTTTTGGAACTGTTTGTTCCCGCCAAGTGCTGATCGCTCATTATTTACTCAATGATTAATGATTGTACGGCAGGCTATCCACCTTCCTAATTCCCGTCTACAACGTTGAAACCATTCTGACTGGACGATACAAAACAGGAGCTGGTATAATTTACAGCATCATTTTAGACTATTATAAAACCAGGGTAAGTGAAATTTCAAAGATCTTTTTATTGATCAATATGCTCATAGTTTTGGACAGAAGCCTAAGGACATGTCTTTAGCCTATACTAGTGATCTAAGCACTGAGAAATGTAACCTACTGTAGTTGGAAATATCCACATTTAATGTAATCAAATCAATTGTTTACGCTTGTAGTAACATTATAGGCACAGCACTTTAGCAATTGCATTTTAATTGCTAAGCTATTTTTATTTCCAGACAGGAGAATAACTAACATTTATGAGCATTCCTCTCTCTTTGCCCTTGCTCAGTGCCTTAGGGATGAAGAGCtggtttctccttcctctcctgtttctGGCATGTTGTTGCCATGGCACCTTCTCTTGCCCAGCCCTTTGCAAATGCTACATATCCCCAAGAAAAACAGAGGTGGTCTGTAATGAAGTCCCCCTCACCCAGTTCCCCTCCTACGGTCTTCCAAGCAACACAACCTCCCTCACCATCCAGTTCACCAACATCAGCTCCATCTCAGAACAGCACCTGAGAGCTACACCCCTTCTACAGGAGCTCTACCTGTACAACAACAACCTGAGCACCCTTCCCTCAGATCTCTTCAGGGGTGTCCCTCACCTGTTCTCGGTGGCTCTCTCGGGTAACGCATTGGATCAGCTTCCCGCCAATGTCTTCAGCCACGCTCCACTGCGTGACCTGGTGCTGAAGAACAACCTGATCAGCAGTGCGGATGCTAATTGGCTCCCTGACAACAGTAACCTCACCTGGCTGGACCTGTCAGGGAACCGTTTGACGGCCGTACCCACAGCCCTGTTCCAGAAACTACGCCATCTGAAGAACCTTGACCTCTCACATAACCACCTGGAGAAGCTCCCGCCAAATTTGTTACACCCTCTGACCAAACTGGAGAGGCTGACGCTGGAGGCGAACAAACTCAGCACCCTGGACGTGTCTACCTTCAGTAACAACCTCAACCTGACACACCTGTTTCTTCTGTCGAACCGGCTTGGACAACTGCCACCAACCCTGTTCCATGGCCTCCCAAACCTGGCGCACCTGAGTCTGGATGATAACCTGCTGAGCCACATCCCTCCTGGTCTGCTGGACCAGCTTCACTCCATTGAGGAGCAGGGGTTGGACCTCACGGTGAACCCCTGGGTGTGCGATGGCAAGGTGGAGTACCTGTGGAGGTGGCTGCAGAAGAACCAGAAGAAAGTATTCCTGGCCGATGACATCAGGTGTGCCAGCCCTGAGTCTCTGAAGGAACGATCAGTTATGTCACTAACTGACAGTGAGCTAGGACTCTGATCCATCAAACCTTTTTCACTCAGATTATGAATTATCACTTTAACCTATCTCAAAGTGTGGTCTATTGAACTCCTATCTCAAATGAATCTAAGGTAATGTTGGTCTATTGCATATTGTGTATTTTCATCATAATTATGCACACATCCACGTAAATAAAAAAGTGACCTGAATTGGAATTTTAAATTACTTATCTTGGTGTCCTATCCTTGCTCTCTAGCACCTTAGTCTGTCAGAAAGGGGTATAAATACCCCACCAACTGGCCCCACGTCTTGACTGAATAATATGCCTATTAAATAATGATGTATTAAGTCAAATTGTTGTAAAAGTAGTCAGATGTTAAAGGCTTAATTAAACAAGTACTGATATTAATCTCTGAACATAACTGAAGGACATGCAAACAACAGGCCACCACAGTCTCTTTGTTCACATCAACAATTTATATTTGACCTGTAAAAAATTACCAAaattgtcatgccctgaccttagagccttttttattctctatttggtttggtcagggtgtgacttgggtgggcaaatctatgtttctatttctttgttggcctagtatggttcccaatcagaggcagctgtttatcgttgacTCTGATtagggatcatacttaggcagaccTTTTTCCCCACCTTCAGTTGCGGGATCTTGATTTGGTTAGTTCCTGTATAGCCTGCAGAACGTTACGGTCGGtttgtatttttttggggggtgttcATTTGAAATAAAAGTAAGATGtttgcctaccacgctgcaccttggtctcattccaacAACGAACGTAACAAAAATAGCTGTAATTCAACTGCTAATTTACATGATATTTTGTCGTTGTTGTGTAGAGTGCCCATGTCATGTTTTCAACTACCCCAAAAATAGTTACAGCAAAATAATAAGCGTATGATGAATGACTAAGAATGGAAATTCCCCAGTTGCCCAGGTCTCTAATTCTTTGTTTACATTTTGCAATAAATCCACAAAAACAGGTTGTGGACTTTATCTAAACCCACTCATTATTTACTCTGTCTGGTGCATAGCCtgacccacacaaacacacacacattttatataAAGAGCATTGAAATAGTCGTAAGAGCAGATGAAACAAGCAAGCCAATGAAGGCAACAAAACATGAATGACAGCAAGACTTCAGGTAAGGTGAACTAAAGGACTTTGATTTAATTACTGTGTCTTAATCCTCTTGACAAACAATACTTTTATCTGTATCTGAAAAAAACTATAACTCAAGTTATTTGTTATGTATTATTTACGACTTATGATTATATCGAACATTGAATGATACCGATCAGAATAGTGTCATCCTTTAAAACAACTGCATGTATAATGGACTTGATGTTACAGAGCATTAAGGAATTCTTTAGGATTTATGAGTCACCTATGTCTTTTGCGTTAACATACACTTCTGAAAATATTAAATCATGTATGTTTTGAGGCCCAACTATCTCTTTGTTTCACAGTTTTAGAAAGATGAGCACCTGGTTCCTCCTTCCTCTGTGCGTGCTGACCTGTTGTTGCAGCCGTAGCAATGGCGCCCTCTCTTGCCCAGACATGTGCACCTGCCATTTCTCTTCCAGCGACACCAAGGTGGTCTGCAGTGACGACTCCCTCTCCCAGTTCCCCTCCGATTGTCTCCCAGGCAACACCACCTCCTTGTCCATCCAATCCACCAACCTCAGCACGATTACTGCCAACCACTTACAGGCCACGCCCCTTCTGAATGAGCTCCAACTATATTACAACAACCTGAGCACACTTCCTTCAGATCTCCTCAGAGCTGTCCCTCACCTGCACACGTTGGATCTCACAGGGAACCACCTGCACTTCCTACCACCATATGTCTTCAGCCACGCTCCACTGCGTAACCTGGTGCTGAAGAACAACCTGATCAGCGGTGTGGATGCTGATTGGCTCCCTGACAACAGTAACCTCACCTGGCTGGACCTATCAGGGAACCACTTGACGGCCGTACCCACAGCCCTGTTCCAGAAACTACGCCACCTGAAGAACCTTGACCTCTCCCATAACCGCCTGGAGAAGCTCCTGGCGGGGGCACTGAATCCTCTGAGCAGCCTAGAGAGGCTCAACCTGGAGGGGAACCAACTCAGCGCCCTGGACCCTTCCGCCTTCAGGAACACCCCAAACCTGACGCACCTCTTCCTCCAGGAGAACCAACTGGAGAGGCTTCCCCCGACTCTCCTCCAGGGGCTCCATCGCCTCGAGTTCCTGTTTCTCAACTTAAACCGGCTTGGTCACATCTCCAACACCCTGCTGGAGCAACTCTCCTCCCCATGGACAAGCAACCATCTTTGGGTGGCCTTCAGCCAGAACCCCTGGGTGTGTGATAAGAAGGTGGAGGACCTGTGGAAGTGGCTGCAGAAGAACCAGAAGAAAGCTTTCCTGGCCGATGACATCAGGTGTGCCAGCCCTGAGTCTCTGAAGGAACGATCAGTTATGTCACTAACTGACAGTGAGCTAGGACTctgatttattttatatttatattacacAATAAGACGGTGGGGAGCTGTGGAGGTGTCTCAGTATGACCCCGGGGAGAGTGTTCTTTCTGGAGGAGGTGAAATGTGCCAGCCCTGGTTGTTAAGGACCAGCGGTTGTGTCTCTGACAGAGAAAGAGCTAGGCCTCAAAACTGATAAATAAAACAGGCCCACTCTTCAGGTAACAACTGCAAATTATTCTGTGTTTTGATTGGCTAAAaggtctttctctgtctgtctgtatgtatgtgtgtatatatatatatatgtgagtatatatatatatatatatatatctcacttACATTATCACACACACATTTGAGACAAAGACCTCTTGCATTTCAATTAAGGCTTCTGTATATTTGTGGATACCCTTAGGACGGTCCACTGGCACTAGGTGGCATCATATTCAATGTTTTTGCACGATGAGCTCCCTAGTAGACTATTGAGTGACCTGTCCTGAACAGTTGTTCTAATGTATAATATACATGGTTGACAACAACTATGCATGAATAGAAAATGGACACCTTTGTGACAGGATGTCTTTGTGACAGCTACATTTCTACAGGTCAATCAGCCTGGTGGATCTAGTGATCTGGGGGTGGTAATACTTTGTGGTTTCCCCTCTGCATTGTCTCACTTGTATATGCACTTCATTCTTCTTCTCCTGTTTTTTAATGGCATTGAAATCAatggggagggagcgagagagtgagagagagagagagagagagagagagggagcgaaagagagagagagaggtagggagcgaaagagagagagagagaggtagggagcgaaagagagagaggtagggagcgagagagagagagagagagaggagagagagagagagagagcaagagagggagagagaggtagggagtgaaagagagagagaggtagggagcgagagagagagagagagagaatcagtgaGTTTGTCCTCTGCGGATGTGGCACAGGCCTCTCTGTCCTCAGGATGCCTTGATCACAGTAAGTGAGAGACCCAATAATTTATGACTCTTGTAAAGCAGCACCCACGTCTCCAGAGGTGGTTACTAATGAAAATTGAACCCTGATCATAAATATTTGCTGAAGAGCGGAAGAAAACATGGCTTCCTGAAACG containing:
- the LOC110529375 gene encoding leucine-rich alpha-2-glycoprotein isoform X1 is translated as MTARLQVSFRKMSTWFLLPLCVLTCCCSRSNGALSCPDMCTCHFSSSDTKVVCSDDSLSQFPSDCLPGNTTSLSIQSTNLSTITANHLQATPLLNELQLYYNNLSTLPSDLLRAVPHLHTLDLTGNHLHFLPPYVFSHAPLRNLVLKNNLISGVDADWLPDNSNLTWLDLSGNHLTAVPTALFQKLRHLKNLDLSHNRLEKLLAGALNPLSSLERLNLEGNQLSALDPSAFRNTPNLTHLFLQENQLERLPPTLLQGLHRLEFLFLNLNRLGHISNTLLEQLSSPWTSNHLWVAFSQNPWVCDKKVEDLWKWLQKNQKKAFLADDIRCASPESLKERSVMSLTDSELGL
- the LOC110529376 gene encoding leucine-rich alpha-2-glycoprotein — its product is MKSWFLLPLLFLACCCHGTFSCPALCKCYISPRKTEVVCNEVPLTQFPSYGLPSNTTSLTIQFTNISSISEQHLRATPLLQELYLYNNNLSTLPSDLFRGVPHLFSVALSGNALDQLPANVFSHAPLRDLVLKNNLISSADANWLPDNSNLTWLDLSGNRLTAVPTALFQKLRHLKNLDLSHNHLEKLPPNLLHPLTKLERLTLEANKLSTLDVSTFSNNLNLTHLFLLSNRLGQLPPTLFHGLPNLAHLSLDDNLLSHIPPGLLDQLHSIEEQGLDLTVNPWVCDGKVEYLWRWLQKNQKKVFLADDIRCASPESLKERSVMSLTDSELGL
- the LOC110529375 gene encoding leucine-rich alpha-2-glycoprotein isoform X2, whose translation is MSTWFLLPLCVLTCCCSRSNGALSCPDMCTCHFSSSDTKVVCSDDSLSQFPSDCLPGNTTSLSIQSTNLSTITANHLQATPLLNELQLYYNNLSTLPSDLLRAVPHLHTLDLTGNHLHFLPPYVFSHAPLRNLVLKNNLISGVDADWLPDNSNLTWLDLSGNHLTAVPTALFQKLRHLKNLDLSHNRLEKLLAGALNPLSSLERLNLEGNQLSALDPSAFRNTPNLTHLFLQENQLERLPPTLLQGLHRLEFLFLNLNRLGHISNTLLEQLSSPWTSNHLWVAFSQNPWVCDKKVEDLWKWLQKNQKKAFLADDIRCASPESLKERSVMSLTDSELGL